A region of Diadema setosum chromosome 15, eeDiaSeto1, whole genome shotgun sequence DNA encodes the following proteins:
- the LOC140239208 gene encoding uncharacterized protein has translation MPPEPYDEILERVRGRIRRQYTWYREPLEEGLKLEATLCHLVSGTKYSDMQYGWTVPENTLSVVAREVCQAICDEYADEVMTTPSTPDGWKQLAGGFYKRWNFPHCVAAIDGKHVVIRKPPLSGLLCCNYNSGFFSIICWLS, from the coding sequence ATGCCCCCTGAACCCTACGATGAAATCCTGGAGAGGGTCAGAGGAAGAATCAGGAGGCAGTACACCTGGTACAGGGAGCCGCTGGAAGAAGGTCTCAAGTTGGAAGCTACTCTCTGTCATCTTGTGTCTGGCACCAAGTACTCCGACATGCAGTATGGGTGGACGGTGCCTGAAAACACCCTATCTGTAGTGGCCAGGGAAGTGTGTCAGGCCATATGTGACGAGTATGCAGATGAAGTCATGACAACCCCTTCAACCCCTGATGGATGGAAACAACTTGCTGGTGGATTCTACAAGCGGTGGAATTTTCCCCACTGTGTGGCAGCTATTGATGGCAAGCATGTGGTCATCAGAAAGCCTCCTCTGTCCGGCTTGCTATGCTGCAACTACAATTCGGGCTTTTTTAGTATAATCTGTTGGCTATCATAG